A stretch of DNA from Campylobacter gracilis:
TTCTTGATTATGAAATTGATAAAACAGTAGGGCCAAAGCGACTTCATAGAATTTGGCAATTATTAGGTTTAAGTCCAATGCATACAAAAACACTTTCAACTGATGAAGTAATTTCAATTTTAAATGAAAGCCTGGAAACATATGGAGAATATGGCTATACTGAAACTATGCAGTCATCATATAGCTACTCCATGGAAATACAAAATTTAATCAAAGAAAAATAGAATGGCGTTAAAAATACAATCGTCACAAAAAGGGACGGCAGTGAACTAATTGAAAATTTCACTCAAACGCCGAGCGTAGATTTAGATGCGGGATGATCTCAAGCTCTGCGGGCGCCGTAAATTCCTTTTTACGCAGCTTTTCTATCGCCGCGCGCGCGATCATAGCGGCGTTGTCGGAGCAAAATTTCATCGGCGCGAAAAGTATCTCGCAGCCCGCCCGCTCGCACAAATCCGTCAAAAGCCCGCGCAGATGCAGGTTTGCGCTCGCTCCGCCCACGACGCCGAAGCGCGCAAAGCGGCGCAGCTCAAAGATCCGCTGCAATTTATCCAGTATGTGTGCGCACGCCGCGTCCTCAAAGCAGCGCGCCAGATCGCGCATCGCCCGCTCGTCTAGCTCGCCCGCCTCTTTTAGCTTCTCTATCTGCACGCGCACGGCGTTTTTAAGCCCCGAAAAGCTATACTCCAGCCGCCTGTCGCCCTTTAGCGGCACGGGCAGCTCAAACCTCGGCTCGCCGTCTTTGGCAAGCTCCTCGATGAGTGCGCCGCCCGGGTAGCCGAGGCCCAGCATCTTTGCGACCTTATCGAAGCTCTCGCCGAAGCTGTCGTCGCCGGTGGTCGCTAAAATTTCGATACCCCCCGCAGCGCCGATATCCAAAACCATCGTATGCCCGCCGCTAACGAGCAAAACACCCATCGGAAATCGCGCCTCGCTGCCTAAAAACAGCGAGTAGACGTGGCCTATGAGATGATTTACGCCGATGAGCGGCAGATTTAGCGCGAGCGCGAGCGCTTTTGCCATATTCACGCCGCCGATCAGGCTCACGCTGAGCCCCGGTGTATTGGTCGCTGCGACGGCGCTAAGCTCGCTAAAATAGGGTTTTGCGCGCTGTAAAATCCGCGGCAGCGCCTCAGTATGCAGCCTCGCGGCAAGCTCGGGCACGACGCCGCCGTATTTGGCGTGATCAGCCTCCTGACTTATTTTTTCGTAAAATTTCAGCTCGAAACTGCGCTCATCCATCACCGCGACCGAGCTGTCGTCGCAACTGCTCTCAATAGCAAGTATCACACAAAATCCTTAAAATTTTTCGCTCATTATACTCAAAAATAGGCTTTGCGGCGCAGATGAAATTTTAAAATTTAAAACGGCGCGCTTTAAATTTTTGTCTTTGTCGTGATATGTTCGCGCTCGCGGGGCAAAATTTTAAAATGCGCCGTTCGGCTCGGTGCGCTAACGGAATTAAATTTAAAACGCGTGCCACCGCACCATGTTTGCCGCTACGATGCGCTCCGTATCTGCCGCAGCGTGTAAAATTTTAAATAGATGAAATTTTGGCAGTCGAAATTTAGCGGGCAAATTTAAAAAGGCCTTTGGATTTTAAAGCTCCAAAGGCCATTGCGATTAAATTTAGCGCTAAATTTAAAGGCTAAATTTCGGGCTCTTGCTCCTGCTTTTTCTCGCCGCTTGGGATTGCCGTATCGTACCAGTCGAGCTTGCGCGTAAAATACATAACGAGCGAAATCACCGCGAATATCATCAGACTTCCCATTAATAG
This window harbors:
- the tsaD gene encoding tRNA (adenosine(37)-N6)-threonylcarbamoyltransferase complex transferase subunit TsaD, encoding MILAIESSCDDSSVAVMDERSFELKFYEKISQEADHAKYGGVVPELAARLHTEALPRILQRAKPYFSELSAVAATNTPGLSVSLIGGVNMAKALALALNLPLIGVNHLIGHVYSLFLGSEARFPMGVLLVSGGHTMVLDIGAAGGIEILATTGDDSFGESFDKVAKMLGLGYPGGALIEELAKDGEPRFELPVPLKGDRRLEYSFSGLKNAVRVQIEKLKEAGELDERAMRDLARCFEDAACAHILDKLQRIFELRRFARFGVVGGASANLHLRGLLTDLCERAGCEILFAPMKFCSDNAAMIARAAIEKLRKKEFTAPAELEIIPHLNLRSAFE